One segment of Pricia mediterranea DNA contains the following:
- a CDS encoding metal-dependent hydrolase, whose product MKITHYGQNTLSLEMNGATILVDPFITQSKLAKDKIDIKALKADYIFLTHAHSDHMLDAEAIAKNTGATIVASFEVYQHFADKGLEAMPLNPGGTRSFDFGKVKGATAIHSSSFSEGGYGGIASGFIFMADKNVYVAGDTALTMDMKLIPEWATIDLAALPIGDVVTMGVEDAIIASDFVKCNRVLGVHYDAFPFTRIDHAEAEQKFDKAGKELLLLEVGESIDV is encoded by the coding sequence ATGAAAATCACACATTACGGACAGAACACCTTATCCTTGGAGATGAACGGGGCAACCATTCTCGTTGACCCATTTATCACCCAGAGCAAACTCGCAAAGGATAAAATCGATATCAAGGCCCTAAAGGCGGACTACATATTTCTGACCCACGCACATTCCGACCATATGCTCGATGCCGAAGCGATCGCCAAAAATACGGGCGCTACGATTGTCGCCAGTTTCGAGGTCTACCAACATTTTGCCGATAAAGGGCTCGAGGCAATGCCCTTGAACCCTGGCGGCACGAGAAGCTTTGATTTTGGGAAGGTAAAAGGGGCCACTGCCATACATTCCAGCAGTTTTTCGGAAGGCGGTTACGGGGGCATCGCCAGTGGGTTTATTTTCATGGCCGATAAAAATGTCTATGTGGCCGGCGATACCGCCCTTACGATGGACATGAAACTGATTCCCGAATGGGCCACCATAGACTTGGCCGCCCTCCCCATAGGCGATGTCGTTACCATGGGGGTAGAAGATGCGATTATCGCCAGCGATTTTGTGAAATGCAACAGGGTTCTGGGGGTGCATTACGATGCCTTTCCCTTTACCCGGATAGACCATGCCGAGGCCGAGCAAAAATTCGATAAGGCCGGGAAGGAACTGCTGCTACTGGAAGTGGGGGAATCGATAGATGTGTAA
- a CDS encoding MBL fold metallo-hydrolase, giving the protein MALVLEPILAEGIAQVSYFIGDDSAGCAAVIDPRPDADIYLQKARHYGVTVTHVFETHIHADFMSGARELVARCAGSAKLYVSVEEDATYDFDHESIREGDEFEFGEVKLRAKHTPGHTPEHLSYLISGTHEKEAWGVMTGDSLFVDSIGRPDLLGDEKTDELTRALFNTMRDFFCKLGDHVIIYPCHAAGSACGPDIGDRMSSTIGYEKKHNPFMQIEVYDEFKKAIHDNAPPVPTHYPKMKKLNVEGPKIFGHTPPVRSLTVEEFEDEMNKTDTLIIDARDMLAFGGGHIEGALNMGERPILSVWAGWLIDTDAPILLVLPDNKDLERVVTLLWRTGHTNFKGYLAGNMRSWQESGKPIIKLSQLSVHELNQNKGHYLPLDVRKDKEWQNGHIPDASHIFLGELSDKMSKLDKERNLAVYCASGYRASIAASLLQKKGFKNVNSIPGSFKAWKAAALPIENKTEN; this is encoded by the coding sequence ATGGCTTTAGTATTAGAACCCATATTAGCGGAAGGTATCGCCCAAGTATCCTATTTTATAGGAGACGATAGTGCGGGATGCGCAGCAGTAATCGATCCCCGCCCAGATGCCGATATCTACCTCCAAAAAGCGCGACACTATGGCGTAACCGTCACTCATGTTTTTGAAACGCATATCCATGCGGATTTTATGAGCGGGGCGCGTGAGTTGGTAGCCCGTTGCGCTGGAAGCGCTAAGCTTTATGTAAGTGTTGAGGAGGATGCTACGTACGATTTTGATCATGAATCCATTCGAGAAGGAGATGAGTTTGAGTTCGGCGAAGTCAAATTAAGGGCAAAGCATACGCCCGGTCACACCCCCGAACATTTATCCTATTTAATATCCGGTACGCATGAAAAAGAAGCTTGGGGCGTAATGACCGGAGATTCCCTTTTTGTAGATTCTATTGGCCGGCCGGATTTACTGGGCGACGAAAAGACGGACGAATTGACCCGAGCGCTTTTTAACACCATGCGGGACTTTTTCTGCAAGCTTGGGGACCATGTGATAATATACCCATGCCATGCCGCAGGCTCGGCATGTGGACCTGATATCGGGGACCGTATGAGTAGTACGATCGGATACGAGAAAAAACATAATCCGTTCATGCAAATTGAGGTTTACGACGAGTTTAAAAAAGCCATTCACGATAATGCCCCACCCGTCCCGACCCATTATCCGAAAATGAAAAAACTTAATGTTGAGGGACCAAAAATATTCGGTCATACGCCACCTGTGCGTTCGTTGACCGTAGAAGAGTTCGAGGATGAAATGAATAAGACAGATACTCTCATTATAGACGCGCGAGATATGTTAGCTTTCGGCGGCGGTCATATAGAGGGTGCCCTCAATATGGGAGAACGTCCCATTCTATCGGTTTGGGCCGGATGGTTAATAGATACCGACGCACCTATTTTATTGGTTCTGCCCGATAATAAGGATCTAGAGCGGGTCGTAACCCTATTGTGGCGCACCGGGCATACCAATTTTAAGGGCTATCTGGCTGGGAACATGCGTAGCTGGCAAGAATCGGGCAAACCAATTATAAAATTGTCCCAACTCAGTGTACATGAACTCAATCAAAACAAGGGACACTATCTACCACTGGATGTACGCAAGGATAAGGAATGGCAAAATGGCCACATTCCTGATGCATCGCATATTTTTCTTGGCGAATTATCGGATAAGATGAGCAAGCTAGATAAAGAACGAAATCTCGCAGTTTATTGCGCTAGCGGCTATAGGGCCAGCATCGCGGCCAGCCTCCTACAAAAAAAAGGATTTAAAAATGTCAACAGCATTCCCGGAAGTTTCAAGGCATGGAAGGCTGCGGCTTTACCAATTGAAAATAAAACAGAAAATTAA
- a CDS encoding beta-lactamase hydrolase domain-containing protein, producing the protein MDKDIKKVNNEISVAAFDPDENSFKNFAEQGFKSVINLQTDDEEQNVTSEKEEELAKENNLKYRHIGVSEDKLSEALVDDFRHELENLPTPIVVHCKSGKRSGAFVMMHIGCQKNMSGEEVIKQAEDMGFECDVPELEQFLKKYVNEH; encoded by the coding sequence ATGGATAAGGATATTAAGAAAGTCAACAATGAAATTTCGGTGGCCGCTTTTGACCCGGATGAAAACAGCTTTAAGAACTTTGCCGAGCAGGGGTTCAAATCGGTCATTAATTTGCAGACCGATGATGAGGAGCAAAATGTCACTTCCGAAAAAGAAGAGGAGCTGGCAAAGGAAAATAATCTGAAATACAGGCACATTGGAGTTTCCGAAGATAAATTATCGGAAGCTTTGGTAGATGATTTCCGGCATGAACTTGAAAACCTGCCCACCCCGATCGTGGTCCATTGCAAATCCGGAAAGCGCTCTGGTGCATTTGTCATGATGCATATCGGGTGCCAGAAAAACATGTCCGGGGAAGAGGTTATCAAACAAGCCGAGGATATGGGATTTGAATGTGATGTGCCTGAATTGGAGCAGTTTCTTAAAAAATATGTGAACGAGCATTGA
- a CDS encoding transglutaminase-like domain-containing protein — protein MKIHILLFLALSLTVACNTNTKKKPVDKTMVDQKVPNVVTADIEAGIKADIAEKVEEGDGYFQLKTEEKDLRLQLVRVHTEYLSNLGPRRHFACVDLADVSGDVYDVDFFLEGDPGNMKVTETTLHKLNGKPYYSWKKRKDKTWYRVPIQGASRDLVGVIEGSDSFDFRYEVTLPEIKESAKLWIPVPQSDRFQTVSMSSLTAPVEHRMLKDEEYGNTILYMEPSPADSGKKIVLTYDVERKEKEPYEENASPTRYLNASLLMPVGDRFKVLADSIIGLKNSESTIMQARALYDYVIDNMKYIKAGTYGTGDAVYACDALTGNCTEFHSLFISLARSANIPSRFAVGASIPSNRDEGGIDGYHCWAEFYAEGKWWPVDISEANKYSALATYYFGRHPANRIEFTRGRDLQIEPGPQSGPINFLAYPVMEVGGAPAFPETFFSFERRTEGRPAKEMASLK, from the coding sequence ATGAAAATACACATCCTCCTATTTCTTGCGCTTTCCCTTACGGTAGCCTGCAATACGAACACCAAGAAAAAGCCCGTCGACAAAACAATGGTGGACCAGAAGGTTCCCAATGTAGTGACCGCCGATATCGAAGCGGGGATCAAAGCCGATATCGCGGAAAAGGTCGAAGAGGGGGACGGCTACTTCCAATTAAAAACGGAAGAAAAAGATTTACGGCTGCAGCTGGTGCGCGTTCACACCGAATACCTGTCCAATTTAGGTCCCCGGCGGCATTTTGCCTGTGTGGACCTTGCGGATGTAAGTGGCGATGTGTACGACGTGGATTTTTTTCTGGAAGGCGATCCGGGCAACATGAAGGTTACGGAAACAACCCTGCACAAGCTTAACGGCAAGCCCTATTACAGTTGGAAAAAGCGCAAGGACAAAACCTGGTACCGCGTGCCCATACAAGGAGCTTCCCGGGATTTGGTTGGGGTCATCGAGGGAAGCGATAGTTTTGACTTTCGCTACGAAGTCACCTTGCCCGAAATAAAGGAATCCGCAAAATTATGGATTCCCGTGCCCCAAAGTGATCGTTTTCAGACGGTATCCATGTCCTCCTTAACCGCTCCGGTAGAGCATCGGATGCTCAAGGATGAGGAATATGGCAATACGATATTATATATGGAGCCTTCCCCGGCGGATAGCGGAAAAAAAATCGTGCTGACCTACGACGTCGAAAGGAAGGAGAAAGAGCCTTACGAAGAAAATGCATCGCCCACAAGATATCTCAATGCCAGTCTGCTGATGCCCGTTGGTGACCGGTTCAAAGTGTTGGCAGATTCCATTATAGGGCTAAAAAACAGCGAGAGCACTATTATGCAGGCCCGGGCGCTGTACGACTATGTCATCGACAATATGAAGTACATCAAGGCAGGCACGTACGGCACCGGCGACGCGGTCTATGCCTGTGACGCGCTGACCGGCAATTGCACCGAGTTTCATTCCCTTTTTATCTCCTTGGCCAGGTCGGCAAATATACCTTCGCGATTTGCCGTAGGGGCCTCGATTCCCTCGAACCGCGATGAAGGAGGTATCGATGGGTATCATTGCTGGGCCGAATTCTACGCCGAGGGAAAATGGTGGCCGGTCGATATCAGCGAGGCGAACAAATACAGTGCGTTGGCCACCTATTACTTTGGGCGGCATCCGGCGAACCGTATCGAGTTCACCCGTGGTCGGGACCTACAAATTGAACCCGGTCCGCAATCGGGACCCATCAACTTTTTGGCTTATCCCGTAATGGAAGTAGGGGGTGCCCCTGCCTTCCCCGAAACCTTTTTCTCCTTTGAGCGGCGTACCGAGGGCCGGCCCGCCAAAGAAATGGCAAGTCTCAAGTAA
- a CDS encoding NAD-dependent epimerase/dehydratase family protein, translating to MKTIEKKILVTGATGKVGHAFTEAFLADPNQKGTLRALCHKRSLTPNDRLEVMHGSISDHTTVQKAVKDITHVIHLATPKEDAETIMDVAIKGLFWLLESCRKSGSFKRFILIGGDASVGHYFYPHKNPITEEQDFTAYPGCYALSKVLEETMLRQYFVQYDLDGTCLRAPWIMQGDDLRRHLSFEKEVFGVPEWYKMVDAQTALEYQKENKIPLMLDANGNPMKRNMVHLNDLVSAMIIALDHKKAKQQTFNIAMDRPFDYGKAADYLLDTQKVKSVKAATDYHSTWLDNSKAKFLLGWQPKYGLEQMLDDAWGDVTL from the coding sequence ATGAAGACAATCGAAAAAAAGATCTTGGTTACCGGAGCCACCGGAAAAGTAGGCCATGCCTTCACTGAGGCATTTCTGGCCGACCCAAATCAAAAAGGAACCCTAAGAGCGCTCTGCCATAAGCGCAGTTTAACCCCCAATGACCGTTTGGAGGTTATGCATGGTTCAATATCCGACCATACTACGGTGCAAAAGGCAGTGAAGGATATCACCCATGTAATTCACTTGGCAACCCCCAAAGAGGATGCTGAGACCATTATGGATGTGGCCATAAAGGGATTGTTCTGGTTACTGGAAAGTTGTAGGAAATCCGGTAGTTTTAAACGCTTTATATTGATCGGTGGAGATGCCAGCGTGGGGCACTATTTTTATCCCCACAAAAATCCTATTACCGAAGAGCAGGACTTTACAGCTTATCCCGGATGCTATGCCTTATCTAAAGTACTTGAGGAAACCATGCTACGTCAGTACTTCGTGCAATACGATCTTGATGGTACCTGCCTTCGCGCCCCTTGGATCATGCAAGGGGATGATTTAAGGCGGCACCTAAGCTTCGAAAAAGAGGTATTCGGCGTACCCGAATGGTATAAAATGGTCGACGCCCAAACCGCATTGGAATATCAAAAAGAGAACAAAATCCCCCTCATGCTCGATGCCAATGGAAACCCTATGAAAAGGAATATGGTGCATCTCAACGACCTGGTGTCCGCCATGATTATCGCTTTAGACCATAAGAAGGCAAAACAGCAGACCTTCAATATAGCCATGGACCGCCCCTTTGATTATGGCAAGGCTGCCGATTATCTTCTAGACACCCAAAAGGTCAAATCGGTAAAGGCGGCAACGGACTACCATTCCACTTGGCTTGATAATAGCAAAGCAAAATTTTTATTGGGATGGCAGCCGAAATACGGATTGGAGCAAATGTTGGATGATGCTTGGGGGGATGTTACTTTATAA
- a CDS encoding leishmanolysin-related zinc metalloendopeptidase — MRNTLQSSLRLIGCGLVFSTLLLTSCSEEAISTDMQPLADSQDLTIALKTPPAEPIIIDDLGTDALKTTQAPGVDRGRFNITLSYLLPPTPRQQEVFEAAAARWERIIIKDEPSFTGTLPSAFEGFPPLVDEGTVDDIIIEVALAPIDGPGNILGQAGPQFVRTDDFLTLSGIMFFDVADLDFLEELNLFEEVIVHEMGHVLGIGTLWNVAPFGFDRTLRGGSDDNPYFLGRKANVFWNAEGGTLELPIEGDFGPGTRFGHWDEEALNNELMTGFLNLGENPLSRITAGSMKDLGYGSASVGESYDLPKGTQGVAAKSSGSREGLHIAKMEELLQPVGFVNMKKKGKK; from the coding sequence ATGAGGAACACATTACAAAGCTCCCTACGGCTAATTGGTTGTGGATTAGTTTTCAGCACCTTGCTCTTAACCTCTTGCTCTGAGGAAGCGATATCGACGGATATGCAACCGCTAGCTGATTCACAAGACCTTACGATAGCCTTAAAAACTCCACCTGCGGAGCCGATTATTATAGATGATTTAGGAACTGATGCATTAAAAACAACCCAAGCACCAGGAGTAGATCGTGGTCGCTTCAATATTACCTTGAGCTACCTTTTACCCCCGACCCCACGACAGCAAGAGGTTTTCGAGGCAGCCGCCGCACGATGGGAACGAATCATTATCAAAGATGAGCCATCTTTTACAGGCACGCTTCCTTCGGCCTTTGAAGGATTTCCACCTCTTGTGGACGAAGGAACTGTTGATGACATCATTATCGAGGTGGCCTTGGCCCCGATTGATGGTCCTGGAAATATTCTTGGTCAAGCCGGGCCGCAATTTGTTCGTACCGATGATTTTCTAACCTTGTCCGGGATTATGTTTTTTGATGTAGCCGACTTAGATTTTTTAGAAGAATTGAATCTGTTCGAGGAGGTAATAGTTCATGAGATGGGTCACGTTTTGGGTATAGGTACACTTTGGAACGTTGCGCCTTTCGGTTTTGACCGAACACTACGAGGCGGTTCAGATGATAACCCATATTTCTTAGGGAGAAAAGCCAATGTTTTCTGGAATGCCGAAGGCGGAACTCTAGAATTGCCAATTGAAGGTGATTTCGGCCCAGGAACTAGATTTGGCCATTGGGACGAGGAAGCACTTAACAATGAGCTGATGACCGGTTTTTTGAACTTGGGTGAAAATCCTTTAAGTAGAATTACCGCCGGGTCCATGAAAGATTTAGGTTATGGTTCGGCTTCTGTTGGCGAATCATACGATTTACCTAAGGGAACACAAGGTGTTGCAGCTAAATCTTCAGGTTCCAGGGAGGGGCTGCATATTGCAAAAATGGAAGAATTGCTACAGCCAG